One segment of Pseudodesulfovibrio sp. 5S69 DNA contains the following:
- the tmk gene encoding dTMP kinase, with protein sequence MFITFEGIEGTGKSTQIARVRDYFEARGREVFQTLEPGGSRIGRDLRKMLLHVDNKEITPITELFLYLADRAQHVGQVIRPELEAGKVVLCDRFADSTIVYQGYGRGLDTVMLRELNEVAVDGQWPDLTIVLDIDPEVGLKRATLRNIEDGKAKEEGRFEAEHLSFHKRIREGYLTWAAFNRERMRVIDASGTPDEVFEHIKAVIEAHGTGAA encoded by the coding sequence ATGTTTATTACCTTTGAAGGCATAGAGGGGACCGGCAAATCCACCCAGATCGCCAGGGTCAGGGACTATTTCGAAGCCCGGGGCCGGGAGGTCTTCCAGACCCTGGAACCGGGCGGCAGCCGCATCGGCCGGGACCTGCGCAAGATGCTCCTGCACGTGGACAACAAGGAGATCACGCCCATCACCGAGCTGTTTCTCTACCTGGCCGACCGCGCCCAGCACGTGGGCCAGGTCATCCGGCCGGAGCTCGAAGCGGGCAAGGTAGTGCTCTGCGACCGGTTCGCGGACTCGACCATCGTCTACCAGGGATACGGGCGCGGCCTGGACACCGTCATGCTCCGGGAACTCAACGAGGTGGCCGTGGACGGCCAGTGGCCCGACCTGACCATCGTCCTGGACATCGACCCGGAGGTCGGCCTGAAGCGGGCCACCCTGCGCAACATCGAGGACGGCAAGGCCAAGGAGGAAGGACGGTTCGAGGCCGAACACCTCTCCTTCCACAAGCGCATCCGGGAGGGCTACCTGACCTGGGCCGCCTTCAACCGGGAACGCATGCGCGTGATCGACGCCTCGGGCACGCCCGACGAAGTCTTCGAGCACATCAAGGCCGTCATCGAAGCCCACGGGACCGGCGCGGCCTGA
- a CDS encoding 3'-5' exoribonuclease YhaM family protein, giving the protein MARSVGKKSQYIQSLSPGQTVDDLFILAGANQAQSKNGPYWNLSFQDATGSIDGKIWSPKSLEYPTLEPGSMVRVRGFVESYRDKNQLKVDHMDVLDANTQGIDLSDFMPASKTPPEELMEALEDMVTEHMRHKPWKTFCRKVLGNEDIRARLLTAPGAKTVHHAYVGGLLEHTLGVARACMALCDVYPNLDRQTLLAGAIFHDLGKAWELSGGLANDYTDEGRLFGHIQIGMEKLEPFLARSPRLEAGLKLHLKHLITSHHGEHEFGSPIRPKTPEAFVLHFADNMDAKLNIIDQAYADMDKSGADWSPYMRFLERNVFRPEPTPDNAKKQNAKAENQCLLPLKA; this is encoded by the coding sequence ATGGCAAGATCAGTGGGCAAAAAGTCGCAATATATCCAGTCTCTTTCTCCGGGCCAAACCGTGGACGACCTCTTTATCCTGGCCGGGGCCAACCAGGCCCAATCCAAGAACGGACCCTACTGGAACCTCTCGTTCCAGGACGCAACGGGGTCCATCGACGGCAAGATATGGAGCCCGAAGAGCCTGGAGTACCCCACCCTGGAGCCTGGCAGCATGGTCCGCGTCCGGGGCTTCGTGGAGAGCTACCGCGACAAGAATCAGCTCAAGGTGGACCACATGGACGTGCTCGACGCCAACACGCAGGGCATAGACCTTTCGGACTTCATGCCCGCTTCCAAAACTCCGCCCGAGGAGTTGATGGAGGCCCTGGAGGACATGGTCACCGAGCACATGCGCCACAAGCCGTGGAAGACCTTCTGCCGCAAGGTGCTGGGCAACGAGGACATCCGCGCCAGGCTGCTGACAGCTCCCGGCGCCAAGACCGTGCACCACGCCTACGTGGGCGGTCTGCTCGAACACACGCTCGGTGTGGCCCGGGCGTGCATGGCCCTGTGCGACGTCTACCCGAACCTCGACCGCCAGACCCTGCTGGCCGGAGCCATTTTCCACGATCTGGGCAAGGCGTGGGAGCTGTCCGGCGGCCTGGCCAACGACTACACCGACGAGGGACGGCTCTTCGGCCACATCCAGATCGGCATGGAAAAGCTGGAGCCGTTCCTGGCCCGCAGCCCGCGCCTGGAAGCGGGCCTCAAGCTGCACCTCAAGCACTTGATCACCAGCCACCACGGCGAGCACGAGTTCGGTTCCCCCATACGGCCCAAGACCCCGGAGGCGTTCGTCCTGCACTTCGCGGACAACATGGACGCCAAGCTGAACATCATCGACCAGGCCTACGCCGACATGGACAAGAGCGGGGCCGACTGGTCGCCCTACATGCGCTTCCTCGAACGCAACGTGTTCCGGCCCGAGCCCACCCCCGACAACGCCAAAAAGCAAAACGCGAAAGCGGAGAACCAATGTTTATTACCTTTGAAGGCATAG
- the surE gene encoding 5'/3'-nucleotidase SurE, with the protein MNILLANDDGIQAIGLRALYFALKEAGHDVHVVAPVTEQSAVGHAVTLALPIRVKLFKENGFVGQGVYGTPVDCVKLGLSTLLDEKPDLVLSGINAGANVGVDILYSGTVSAATEGALMEIPSMAVSMDNFNPEDLSGQARFCAELLPKIPWTELPRKRVLNLNFPNCPIGEAKELVLCPHTRASYDDVYDTRQDPRGRPYYWLSGAIPPGRISPDRDRALLTAGHITLTPLHFDFTDRETLDRLRHTIS; encoded by the coding sequence ATGAACATTCTGCTCGCCAACGACGACGGCATCCAGGCCATCGGCCTGCGCGCCCTGTATTTCGCCCTCAAGGAGGCCGGCCACGACGTGCACGTGGTCGCCCCGGTCACGGAACAGTCGGCCGTGGGACACGCCGTGACCCTGGCCCTGCCCATTCGGGTCAAGCTGTTCAAGGAGAACGGCTTCGTGGGGCAGGGCGTCTACGGCACGCCCGTGGACTGCGTCAAGCTCGGCCTGTCCACGCTGCTCGACGAGAAGCCCGACCTGGTCCTTTCCGGGATCAACGCGGGGGCCAACGTGGGCGTGGACATCCTCTATTCCGGAACGGTGTCCGCAGCCACCGAGGGCGCGCTCATGGAGATCCCGTCCATGGCCGTGTCCATGGACAACTTCAACCCCGAGGACCTGAGTGGACAGGCCCGTTTCTGCGCCGAGTTGCTGCCAAAGATTCCGTGGACGGAGCTGCCGCGCAAGCGCGTGCTCAATCTCAATTTCCCCAACTGCCCCATCGGGGAGGCCAAGGAATTGGTCCTCTGCCCGCACACCCGGGCGTCCTACGACGACGTCTACGACACCCGCCAGGACCCGCGCGGCAGGCCGTATTACTGGCTCAGCGGGGCCATCCCCCCTGGCCGCATCAGCCCGGACCGCGACCGCGCGCTGCTGACCGCAGGGCACATCACCCTGACCCCGCTGCATTTCGATTTCACGGACCGTGAGACCCTGGATAGGCTCAGGCATACGATTTCGTGA
- the gap gene encoding type I glyceraldehyde-3-phosphate dehydrogenase, which yields MATKIGLNGFGRIGRYLARLLAEETDLELVAVNARASNEDLAHLLKYDSVHGRFPDVQPTEDGFVMAGKPVKVTRKAPGEWTWGEMGCDLVIESTGKFTDRESCEKHLACGAKKVIISAPGKNSDVTVVIGVNDGELKPEHNIISNASCTTNCLAPVAKVIHDTFGIKHGIMTTVHSYTMSQRILDGSHKDLRRARACAVNMVPTTTGAAKAVGLVIPELNGLLDGMSIRVPTPNVSLIDLVCELKRETTVEEVNAALKAAANDSMGYTEEPLVSVDFMGSTFGGVVDSALTRVMGGTQVKVIAWYDNEAGFTNQLLRLIKKAAAM from the coding sequence ATGGCGACGAAAATAGGTTTGAACGGATTTGGACGCATCGGCCGTTATCTGGCCCGGCTGCTGGCGGAGGAAACCGACCTGGAACTGGTGGCCGTCAACGCGCGCGCCTCGAACGAAGACCTCGCCCACCTGCTGAAATACGACTCCGTGCACGGCCGTTTCCCGGACGTGCAGCCCACCGAGGACGGATTCGTCATGGCCGGCAAGCCGGTCAAGGTGACCCGCAAGGCTCCCGGCGAATGGACCTGGGGCGAGATGGGCTGTGACCTTGTCATCGAGTCCACCGGCAAGTTCACCGATCGCGAGAGCTGCGAGAAGCACCTCGCCTGCGGCGCCAAGAAGGTGATCATTTCCGCGCCCGGCAAGAATTCGGACGTGACCGTGGTCATCGGCGTCAACGACGGTGAGCTCAAGCCCGAGCACAACATCATTTCCAACGCCTCCTGCACGACCAACTGCCTGGCTCCCGTGGCCAAGGTCATCCACGACACCTTCGGCATCAAGCACGGCATCATGACTACCGTGCACTCCTACACCATGAGCCAGCGCATCCTGGACGGCTCCCACAAGGACCTGCGCCGGGCCCGCGCCTGCGCCGTGAACATGGTGCCCACGACCACCGGGGCGGCCAAGGCCGTCGGCCTGGTCATCCCCGAACTGAACGGCCTGCTGGACGGCATGTCCATCCGTGTGCCCACCCCCAACGTCTCGCTTATCGATCTGGTCTGCGAGCTGAAGCGGGAGACCACGGTGGAAGAGGTCAACGCGGCCCTCAAGGCGGCGGCCAACGATTCCATGGGCTACACCGAGGAACCGCTGGTCTCCGTGGACTTCATGGGTTCCACCTTCGGCGGCGTAGTCGACAGCGCCCTGACCCGCGTCATGGGCGGCACCCAGGTCAAGGTCATCGCCTGGTACGATAATGAGGCTGGTTTTACGAATCAGCTCCTGCGCCTGATTAAGAAGGCTGCGGCGATGTAG
- the cimA gene encoding citramalate synthase, which produces MQNITIYDTTLRDGAQAEELNLTTQDKVRIAQKLDDLGIHYIEGGWPGSNPTDRKFFDEIKSCTFNKAKLAAFGSTHMAKFTPEKDPNLAGLLEAETPVVTIFGKTWDIHATVALGVPLERNLELIANSVAYLKARVDEVIFDAEHFFDGFKRNPEYAIKALTAALQAGADRLVLCDTNGGSLTHEIGQAVAEVRKLLPEASLGIHAHNDSELAVANSLEAVRLGAVQVQGTVNGYGERCGNANLCSVIPNLELKMGLEVIGRDNLARLQPVSNFVSEIANLRPFMRQPFVGASAFAHKGGIHVSAILKDARTYEHIPPETVGNERRVLLSDQAGKSNILFKARELGYELAKDDPTVDRLLKELKIKESMGFEYSVADASFELMLREALGKPLDYFHFRHFFVVDAKREEDPEPMSEATVIVDVKGQQEHTAATGMGPVNALDQALRKGLERFYPRLGEIRLLDFKVRVLSGAVRDTGGTASFVRVLVESGDGTDRWTTMGVSHNIIEASWQAVVDAINYKLFKDEMTQAE; this is translated from the coding sequence ATGCAAAACATCACCATATACGACACGACCCTGAGAGATGGAGCCCAAGCCGAAGAACTGAACCTGACCACCCAGGACAAGGTCCGCATAGCGCAGAAGCTGGACGACCTGGGCATTCACTACATCGAGGGCGGCTGGCCCGGCTCCAATCCGACCGACAGGAAATTTTTCGACGAAATAAAATCCTGCACCTTCAATAAAGCCAAGCTGGCCGCCTTCGGCTCCACGCACATGGCCAAGTTCACGCCCGAGAAGGACCCGAACCTGGCCGGGCTGCTCGAGGCCGAGACCCCGGTGGTGACCATCTTCGGCAAGACCTGGGACATCCACGCCACCGTGGCCCTGGGCGTTCCGCTCGAGCGCAACCTCGAGCTCATCGCCAACTCCGTGGCCTACCTCAAGGCGCGGGTTGACGAGGTCATCTTCGACGCCGAACACTTCTTCGACGGATTCAAGCGCAACCCCGAGTACGCCATCAAGGCCCTGACCGCCGCGCTCCAGGCCGGGGCCGACCGCCTCGTTCTCTGCGACACCAACGGCGGCTCCCTGACCCACGAGATCGGCCAGGCCGTGGCCGAGGTCCGCAAGCTGCTCCCCGAAGCCAGCCTGGGCATCCACGCCCACAATGACTCCGAATTGGCCGTGGCCAATTCCCTGGAAGCGGTCCGCCTCGGCGCTGTCCAGGTCCAGGGCACGGTCAACGGCTACGGCGAGCGGTGCGGCAACGCCAACCTCTGCTCGGTCATTCCCAACCTGGAACTCAAGATGGGCCTTGAGGTCATCGGCAGGGACAATCTGGCCCGACTCCAGCCCGTCTCCAACTTCGTCAGTGAAATAGCCAACCTGCGCCCGTTCATGCGCCAGCCCTTCGTGGGCGCGTCGGCCTTTGCCCACAAGGGCGGCATCCACGTCAGCGCCATCCTCAAGGACGCGCGGACCTACGAGCACATCCCGCCCGAGACCGTGGGCAATGAACGGCGCGTGCTCCTCTCGGACCAGGCGGGCAAGTCCAACATCCTGTTCAAGGCCCGCGAACTGGGCTACGAGTTGGCCAAGGACGACCCCACCGTGGACCGCCTGCTCAAGGAGCTCAAAATCAAGGAATCCATGGGCTTCGAATACTCCGTGGCCGACGCTTCCTTCGAACTCATGCTCCGCGAGGCTCTGGGCAAGCCGCTCGACTACTTCCACTTCCGCCACTTCTTCGTGGTCGACGCCAAGCGCGAGGAAGACCCGGAACCCATGTCCGAAGCCACGGTCATCGTGGACGTCAAGGGCCAGCAGGAACACACCGCGGCCACCGGCATGGGCCCGGTCAACGCCCTGGACCAGGCCCTGCGCAAGGGACTGGAACGGTTCTACCCCCGGCTGGGCGAGATCCGTCTGCTCGACTTCAAGGTCCGCGTCCTGTCCGGCGCGGTGCGCGATACCGGCGGCACTGCCTCCTTCGTCCGCGTCCTGGTCGAATCCGGCGACGGAACCGACCGCTGGACCACCATGGGCGTGTCCCACAACATCATCGAGGCCTCCTGGCAGGCCGTGGTCGACGCCATCAACTACAAGCTCTTCAAGGACGAAATGACGCAGGCCGAATAG
- a CDS encoding aspartate kinase → MNIVVQKFGGTSVRNLECQRQVMQKVLRPYREGNKVIVVLSAMSGETNRLLGLAEEWSDNPDPAEVDSLVSTGEQISCALFAMLLKQQGVKCRSVLGFQAPVKTDCCYGKARITAIDESRLKAMLQEYDILVVAGFQGCDDSGRITTLGRGGSDTSAVALAAAIKADICEIYTDVPGVFTTDPNLCSDARKIDRVSYDEMLEMASMGAKVLQIRSVEFAKKYNVTVHVRSTFSDEPGTIVTQEDENMEAVMVSGIAYDKDQARITLIHVQDNPGVSAQIFSPLAEKKILVDMIVQNPSKDGLTDMTFTVPRSDVKQTIKTLEKLKYEIGYEELSSNLNVAKVSIIGVGMRNHSGVASKAFRALADENVNILMISTSEIKITCLIDDKYTELAVRTLHKAFNLEEGKHIE, encoded by the coding sequence ATGAACATCGTCGTACAAAAGTTCGGAGGCACATCGGTCCGCAACCTGGAATGCCAACGCCAGGTCATGCAGAAAGTCCTGCGCCCCTACCGTGAGGGTAACAAGGTCATCGTGGTCCTGTCGGCCATGTCCGGCGAGACCAACCGACTATTAGGACTGGCCGAGGAGTGGTCGGACAATCCCGACCCCGCCGAAGTGGATTCCCTTGTCTCCACCGGCGAACAGATTTCCTGTGCGCTCTTCGCCATGCTGCTCAAACAGCAGGGCGTCAAATGCCGCTCCGTGCTCGGCTTCCAGGCCCCGGTCAAAACCGACTGCTGCTACGGCAAGGCCCGCATCACCGCCATCGACGAATCCCGGCTGAAAGCTATGCTCCAGGAATACGACATCCTCGTGGTGGCCGGCTTCCAAGGCTGCGACGACAGCGGCCGCATCACCACCCTGGGGCGCGGCGGCTCAGACACCTCGGCCGTAGCCCTGGCCGCGGCCATCAAGGCCGATATCTGCGAAATCTACACCGACGTTCCGGGCGTGTTCACCACGGACCCGAACCTCTGTTCCGACGCCCGCAAGATCGACCGCGTCTCCTATGACGAGATGCTCGAAATGGCCAGCATGGGAGCCAAGGTGCTCCAGATCCGCAGCGTCGAATTCGCCAAAAAATACAATGTAACCGTTCATGTCCGCTCCACTTTTTCCGACGAGCCGGGCACCATAGTCACGCAGGAGGATGAAAACATGGAAGCCGTCATGGTCTCGGGAATCGCTTACGACAAGGATCAGGCTCGCATCACGCTGATACACGTCCAGGACAACCCCGGCGTGTCCGCCCAGATTTTCTCCCCCCTGGCCGAGAAGAAGATTCTCGTGGACATGATCGTCCAGAACCCGTCCAAGGACGGTCTGACCGACATGACCTTCACTGTGCCCCGCTCCGACGTGAAGCAGACCATCAAGACCCTGGAAAAGCTCAAATACGAAATCGGCTACGAAGAGCTATCCAGCAACCTCAACGTCGCCAAGGTGTCGATTATCGGCGTCGGCATGCGTAACCATTCCGGTGTGGCCTCCAAGGCCTTCCGGGCGCTTGCCGATGAGAACGTGAACATCCTGATGATCAGCACCTCGGAGATCAAGATCACCTGCTTGATCGACGACAAGTACACCGAACTGGCCGTACGCACACTCCACAAAGCCTTCAACTTGGAGGAAGGCAAACACATCGAGTAG
- the tsaE gene encoding tRNA (adenosine(37)-N6)-threonylcarbamoyltransferase complex ATPase subunit type 1 TsaE, with protein MSLTLYLPDSDATVALGRALASLLSRMDAPPALLLQGDLGSGKTTLVRGFVESLPGAEAAEVSSPSFNICNLYPTTPGVAHFDLYRLEGMPPDDALFDSLEDPDTITIVEWIQFLPREMWPDQALFLEWSPSDTGRSLVLHAMGGAARDVVDALRPK; from the coding sequence GTGAGCCTGACACTGTACCTTCCCGACAGCGACGCCACCGTGGCCCTGGGCCGCGCACTGGCGTCCTTGCTGTCCCGAATGGACGCCCCCCCGGCTTTGCTCTTGCAAGGCGACCTTGGATCGGGCAAAACCACGTTGGTCAGGGGTTTCGTGGAATCCCTGCCCGGCGCGGAGGCGGCGGAGGTCTCGAGCCCGAGCTTCAACATCTGCAACCTGTATCCGACCACGCCCGGGGTGGCGCACTTCGACCTCTACCGGCTCGAAGGCATGCCCCCGGACGACGCCCTGTTCGACTCCCTCGAGGACCCGGACACGATCACCATCGTGGAATGGATACAGTTCCTGCCCAGGGAAATGTGGCCGGACCAGGCCCTTTTTCTGGAATGGAGCCCGTCGGACACTGGACGAAGCCTCGTATTGCATGCGATGGGAGGTGCGGCGCGGGACGTCGTCGACGCCCTGCGGCCCAAGTGA
- a CDS encoding CBS domain-containing protein, which yields MLTAKDIMTTDCITLTPDTDITAAATILLDKKINGAPVLDGDQVVGVLCQSDLVAQQKKVTLPSFFTLLDGVFPLSSHDQLEREMTKIAALKVGDAMTPAPTFVHPDTTIEDVATMMANEKLYTLPVVEDGKLVGVVGKEDVLKTLLKG from the coding sequence ATGCTGACAGCCAAAGACATCATGACCACCGACTGCATCACCCTGACCCCGGACACCGACATCACCGCCGCAGCCACGATCCTTCTGGACAAGAAGATAAACGGCGCGCCCGTGCTGGACGGCGACCAGGTGGTCGGCGTGCTCTGCCAGTCCGACCTGGTGGCCCAGCAGAAGAAGGTCACCCTGCCCTCCTTCTTCACGCTGCTGGATGGGGTCTTCCCCCTCTCCTCCCACGACCAACTGGAGCGCGAGATGACCAAGATCGCGGCTCTCAAGGTAGGCGACGCCATGACCCCGGCCCCGACCTTCGTGCACCCGGACACCACCATCGAGGACGTGGCCACCATGATGGCCAATGAGAAACTGTACACCCTGCCCGTGGTCGAGGACGGCAAGCTGGTCGGTGTGGTCGGCAAGGAAGACGTGCTCAAGACCCTGCTTAAGGGCTAG
- a CDS encoding NAD(P)H-hydrate dehydratase gives MLLPLPTPAEMAVWDRETIHTVGIPGVTLMESASREAVNVLLEEYGDVDGAAVYCFAGSGNNGGDVFAMARALADLGAEVTVFHTRPKKGYRGETRSNLLWTQKLGVPLVHLAGVNLDGLPQPDIIVDGLLGTGFQGNLREDILRLVRAVNRLGERAFVLAVDIPSGLNGLTGRAQPEAVMADATATFQSPKLGLVMPEAMPYTGALHVCPIGIPLKVQADNPVRHHLITGAVMEALPAPARDMHKGSAGHVLVVGGSFGLTGAPHLAGLAALRSGAGLATVACPAGLADAVKAGSPDIMTLPLGAGTAWTQDMAAEAKAELHRFDAVVLGPGLGRAPEAMAFALDLIASCELPMVLDADALYALAAFPERLETLPEQAVLTPHPGEMARLLGISTAEVQADRQGAVDSFLAACGATLVLKGAGTLVADPDTTCVSPFAEPNLSVGGSGDVLSGLVGALLAGGLSPLHAACTGVFWHGLAGRALNHEFPARGNLASEIANMLPHAAAAFTKELETC, from the coding sequence ATGCTGCTGCCCCTTCCGACCCCCGCCGAAATGGCCGTGTGGGACAGGGAAACCATCCACACCGTCGGCATTCCCGGCGTCACCCTCATGGAATCGGCCTCACGCGAGGCCGTCAACGTCCTGCTTGAGGAATACGGCGACGTGGACGGCGCAGCCGTCTACTGCTTCGCCGGGTCCGGCAACAACGGCGGCGACGTCTTTGCCATGGCCCGCGCCCTGGCCGACCTCGGCGCCGAGGTTACGGTCTTCCACACCCGCCCCAAGAAAGGGTACCGCGGCGAGACCCGATCCAACCTCCTGTGGACGCAGAAGCTCGGCGTCCCGCTGGTCCACCTGGCCGGGGTGAACCTCGACGGACTGCCCCAACCCGACATCATTGTGGACGGCCTGCTCGGCACCGGCTTCCAGGGTAACCTGCGCGAAGACATTTTACGCCTGGTGCGGGCCGTCAACAGGCTGGGCGAACGGGCCTTCGTCCTGGCCGTGGACATCCCCTCGGGGCTGAACGGGCTGACCGGCCGCGCCCAGCCCGAGGCGGTCATGGCCGACGCCACGGCCACCTTCCAATCGCCCAAGCTCGGCCTGGTCATGCCCGAGGCCATGCCCTACACCGGCGCGCTGCACGTCTGCCCCATCGGCATCCCGCTCAAGGTCCAGGCCGACAACCCCGTCCGCCACCATCTCATTACCGGGGCCGTCATGGAGGCCCTGCCCGCGCCCGCCCGCGACATGCACAAGGGCAGCGCCGGGCACGTCCTGGTGGTCGGCGGCAGCTTCGGCCTGACCGGCGCACCGCACCTGGCCGGACTGGCCGCCCTGCGCAGCGGGGCCGGGCTGGCCACCGTGGCCTGCCCCGCCGGACTGGCCGACGCCGTCAAGGCGGGCTCGCCGGACATCATGACTCTGCCGCTGGGGGCGGGCACGGCCTGGACCCAAGACATGGCCGCCGAGGCCAAGGCGGAACTCCATCGCTTCGACGCCGTGGTCCTCGGCCCCGGCCTGGGGCGCGCGCCCGAAGCCATGGCCTTTGCCCTGGACCTGATCGCCTCCTGCGAGCTGCCGATGGTCCTGGACGCGGACGCGCTCTATGCCCTGGCCGCCTTCCCCGAGCGCCTGGAGACATTGCCCGAACAGGCCGTGCTCACGCCCCATCCGGGCGAGATGGCCAGGCTGCTCGGGATTTCGACCGCCGAAGTCCAGGCCGACCGGCAGGGTGCGGTGGACAGTTTCCTGGCCGCCTGCGGCGCCACCCTGGTCCTCAAGGGCGCGGGCACCCTGGTGGCCGACCCGGATACGACCTGCGTGTCTCCCTTTGCCGAGCCCAACCTGTCCGTGGGCGGTTCCGGCGACGTCCTGTCCGGCTTGGTCGGCGCACTCCTGGCCGGGGGGCTCTCGCCCCTGCATGCGGCCTGCACCGGCGTCTTCTGGCACGGACTGGCCGGGCGTGCCCTCAACCACGAATTTCCCGCACGCGGCAACCTCGCGTCCGAAATCGCCAACATGCTGCCCCACGCGGCGGCAGCCTTCACCAAGGAGCTTGAAACATGCTGA
- a CDS encoding holo-[acyl-carrier-protein] synthase yields MIKGTGIDLTELDRIRALWKQYGQRFARRILTERECAQLPKHNPVPRLAALFACKEAAVKALGTGFAKGVHFKCIEVLHNEDGKPEIAFLGEGLARCERMGVTAAHVSMTHSRDTAAATVILEG; encoded by the coding sequence ATGATCAAGGGAACGGGTATCGACCTGACGGAGCTGGACCGCATCCGGGCCCTCTGGAAACAGTATGGCCAACGGTTCGCCCGAAGAATCCTCACGGAGCGCGAGTGCGCGCAACTCCCCAAGCACAACCCCGTGCCGAGGCTGGCCGCCCTGTTCGCCTGCAAGGAGGCGGCGGTCAAGGCGCTCGGCACCGGATTCGCCAAGGGCGTGCACTTCAAGTGCATCGAGGTCCTCCACAACGAGGATGGCAAGCCGGAGATAGCCTTCCTCGGCGAAGGGCTTGCCCGGTGCGAGCGGATGGGCGTGACCGCCGCACACGTGTCCATGACCCATTCCCGTGACACTGCTGCCGCCACCGTGATATTGGAAGGATAG
- a CDS encoding pyridoxine 5'-phosphate synthase, giving the protein MPVLVVNVDHVATLRQARMGIEPEPVTAAYMAEMAGATGIIVHLREDRRHIQDRDVALIKQTCNTRLHLEMAATGEMQGIALDIEPEMVCLVPEKRQELTTEGGLNCIGREAELKDFLAPIREKGIRSSLFIDADPKQIEAAVATGTEFIEIHTGHYADAKGFKERKVELEKILKSIALAGDIGLKVNLGHGLNYRNILNFKDVPGISEYSIGHAIMARAIYVGLDRAVRDMAELVRSFAD; this is encoded by the coding sequence ATGCCGGTACTCGTCGTCAACGTCGATCATGTCGCCACCCTGCGCCAGGCTAGAATGGGCATCGAACCCGAACCCGTGACCGCCGCCTACATGGCGGAAATGGCCGGGGCCACCGGCATTATCGTCCATCTTCGCGAAGACCGCCGCCACATCCAGGACCGGGACGTGGCGCTGATCAAGCAGACCTGCAACACCCGGCTGCACCTGGAAATGGCCGCCACGGGCGAGATGCAGGGAATCGCCTTGGACATCGAACCCGAAATGGTCTGTCTGGTGCCGGAGAAACGGCAGGAGCTGACCACCGAAGGCGGCTTGAACTGCATCGGCCGCGAGGCCGAGCTCAAGGACTTCCTGGCCCCCATCCGGGAAAAGGGCATCCGCTCCAGCCTGTTCATCGACGCCGACCCCAAGCAGATCGAGGCGGCCGTGGCCACAGGCACGGAGTTCATCGAGATCCACACCGGGCACTACGCCGACGCCAAGGGCTTCAAAGAGCGCAAGGTGGAGCTCGAAAAGATCCTCAAGTCCATCGCCCTGGCCGGAGACATCGGCCTCAAGGTCAACCTCGGCCACGGCCTGAACTACCGCAACATCCTCAACTTCAAGGACGTGCCCGGCATCAGCGAATATTCCATCGGGCACGCCATCATGGCCCGGGCCATCTACGTGGGCCTGGACCGGGCGGTCCGGGACATGGCCGAACTGGTCCGGTCCTTCGCGGACTAG